A region of Saccharococcus thermophilus DNA encodes the following proteins:
- a CDS encoding cell wall hydrolase, whose translation MKNIRKWMLASVLCSAFLFGGHADAATTHIVKPGETLWKIAKQHGVSLKQLQKQNNKYTDLLFPGEKLVIPNSTISASEKDLLARLVHAEAKGEPYAGKVAVATVVLNRVDHPDFPDTIRGVIYERSGGHYAFTPVQNGTINEPADRESYCAVEEALAFRGLGNGSLYFYNPKTAKSKWVSTRQVTVVIGNHVFAK comes from the coding sequence ATGAAAAATATAAGGAAATGGATGTTAGCTTCCGTTCTCTGCAGCGCCTTTCTATTTGGAGGCCATGCGGATGCAGCGACTACACATATAGTAAAACCAGGGGAAACGCTCTGGAAAATTGCCAAACAACATGGGGTTTCACTAAAACAGTTGCAAAAGCAGAATAATAAGTATACCGATTTGCTATTCCCTGGCGAAAAGCTAGTGATTCCGAATTCCACTATTTCTGCAAGTGAAAAAGATTTATTGGCCCGCCTTGTTCACGCTGAGGCGAAAGGAGAGCCGTATGCAGGAAAGGTTGCCGTAGCAACCGTTGTATTAAACCGTGTCGATCATCCGGATTTTCCAGATACAATTCGCGGGGTCATTTATGAGCGCTCTGGCGGTCATTATGCATTCACACCGGTGCAAAATGGAACGATTAATGAACCAGCCGACCGTGAATCATATTGCGCCGTTGAAGAAGCCCTTGCTTTTCGCGGTTTAGGAAATGGCTCCTTGTACTTTTATAATCCAAAAACGGCGAAAAGCAAATGGGTGAGCACAAGACAAGTCACTGTTGTAATTGGAAACCACGTATTTGCCAAGTAA
- a CDS encoding YkvS family protein codes for MKKAKIGDIIEFKNGLRGIVEKVNENSVIVDLTYMENYRELDLQERTVVNHKNYKIVE; via the coding sequence ATGAAAAAAGCAAAAATCGGCGATATTATCGAGTTTAAAAACGGATTGCGCGGAATTGTGGAAAAGGTGAATGAAAACTCTGTCATCGTGGATTTAACGTATATGGAAAATTATCGAGAATTAGATTTACAAGAACGAACCGTCGTCAATCATAAGAATTACAAAATTGTTGAATAA